Proteins encoded by one window of Culicoides brevitarsis isolate CSIRO-B50_1 chromosome 2, AGI_CSIRO_Cbre_v1, whole genome shotgun sequence:
- the LOC134832766 gene encoding arginine-glutamic acid dipeptide repeats protein isoform X10, whose product MAATTEGEIRVGPGHQVNGDIYAKLPDYQPIENYKPEKDGLRELEETRWNPGVVLDGDLLMYLRAARSISAFQGMCDGGSPEDGCVAASRDDTTINALDVLHDSGYDPGKALEALLKFPVPKGIDKKWTEEETKRFIKGLRQFGKNFFRIHTDLLPHKATPELVEFYYLWKKTPGANNNRPHRRRRASSLRRIRNTRTNSNAGNNNKETAKEKENNKNNKDQTPEPQVAETTPTTIVAASTITTTNTTTTTTNSTNSNTNNNKEENSSVSEDDASECDSDSSTTNKGSIVASGEFGEESPSRMRTRNKQTAKDQNNTSGKRAKRGTDTPDTTAQNDNPKTPSKTEKKNNKATKETPQKGKKRPNESEPIEQNDDKDMKRKRSDSPAESVTTDSRPGSVLDEAESNSEPSETALVAKEGEEKDPLSLPTDEKTSSPKEEIVADQKPTENPVTDDKEIAPNDAKKDDDAPETPAVPVKEQEMLKQLANMKQETANNANNTEEVKDVVYSIKKEPRDEQNNQAETPAENEPHDLKVKLEIKSEGKPAVGDEKLPVDTEKAENSEDAENLTTTKAPTASAEDEKVETKVFADKPPASGDQIMIKSFAQDLSGSGKYPPPAPEGDTKYDGVPLKGAYPPAGAIRHPYGAEMMKFDPVTGKYPPMGPQDMKFGAPDAHLGMKFGGEQMPKLQFSAENLIKNSDPAKYARPESPSSRVTPNQDSQGSNSSSQPPLAIPSRLPGENWSPLTSQSGPANTPPTSSNALTPTTQSPSPFFSSTGPFHRPYQDSKPPSSTTGQFPPAAHQGATQSPQFASLGGPPLPSASSQNISAAPGRPNEALPHSARDPNGGPPARGPSPMTPMIPGMPPSAAAMLNHSLPLHLPHPNMHLPPSHLGGPLHPGALLPPSMGGPNAPLSLIGPPSQPSSALTTLMDVAAGRRSPSARTDLHPPPSSSSSAASTQNTPSASSINRSSPSVSSASNSLHRSQSPAGSQAGGLSRTSPLHPIAQSPLGPHSQTASSTMAAIAAERERQIMRQQSPHMTPPPTSVSSLMVSPLNKLYPSSGPHQRGSLGTSPPPPSHFRPGASPPVIRHAQHPSMALPIPMMGHPSQAMLHPSQNPYAHPLSMFYPHGPFPPGYSPYGPSPYGPGFAYIKPPGPDGQLMGHHPTSVPPPRQDESPHGNSKPLTPHDKNKTPTPTTPKPSSSGPPTGYPGYPPGHPYMDPHMAGKQTHMEALRGHALSAAGHGPLQVDTLDIEPDPEPPSPVHNIDRGPSPEAKPDDTECHRSQSAIFVRRCDRGDYNSCTRTDLEFKPVPDSKLAKKREERDRKMAEKERERKAQQAQQQAQQAQQKSLPPTPGSSMKPEVKYPDTPALRQLSEYARPHVGFSSVESMVPPSFHPFYNRDRLDPHWMELYRSRGMHPSQFPLYANPAAISQLERERLGIPPHLMDPSDPMVKHLLLRLAGEYYHSHNHTHVHLHSQQQSEAGFQLPPNVPSYARPNIMLPRDPADPFLRMSYADQLQAAEFQRQSMQEHYFRQQEREMKVRALEEAARGKPPI is encoded by the exons ATGGCTGCAACAACTGAAGGTGAAATTCGAGTGGGTCCTGGTCATCAGGTAAACGGCGATATTTAT gctAAACTACCAGATTATCAGCCAATTGAGAATTACAAGCCGGAAAAAGATGGTCTACGTGAATTGGAAGAGACACGTTGGAATCCCGGTGTTGTATTGGATGGGGACCTGTTAATGTACCTACGTGCAGCACGTTCTATCTCAGCTTTTCAAGGAATGTGCGACGGTGGTTCACCTGAAGATGGTTGTGTGGCCGCTAGTCGAGACGATACAACAATAAACGCATTAGACGTT ctACACGATTCTGGATACGATCCTGGTAAAGCTCTGGAAGCGCTATTAAAATTTCCGGTGCCAAAAGGAATTGACAAGAAGTGGAcagaagaagaaacaaaacGATTTATCAAAGGATTACGACAATttggaaaaaacttttttcgcatACACACAGATTTATTGCCGCACAAGGCAACCCCCGAATTAGTAGAGTTTTACTACTTGTGGAAGAAAACTCCGGGCGCGAATAATAATCGCCCGCATCGCCGAAGACGCGCAAGCAGCTTGCGTCGCATCCGTAATACACGAACAAACAGCAACGCCGGCAATAATAACAAAGAAACGGCAAAAGAGaaggaaaacaacaaaaacaacaaggaTCAAACGCCCGAACCGCAAGTTGCCGAAACGACGCCAACGACAATTGTCGCTGCCTCCACGATCACGACGACAAACACGaccacgacgacgacaaatagCACGAACAGCAACacgaacaacaacaaggaAGAAAACAGCTCCGTTTCGGAGGACGATGCTAGTGAGTGCGACAGTGATTCGAGTACAACAAACAAAGGATCAATTGTAGCCAGTGGAGAATTTGGTGAAGAATCACCATCGAGAATGCGTACacgcaacaaacaaacagccAAGGATCAAAACAATACGAGTGGCAAACGGGCGAAACGTGGCACCGACACGCCAGACACGACCGCGCAAAATGACAACCCAAAGACGCCGAGCAAGACGGAGAAGAAGAACAACAAAGCCACGAAAGAGACGCCGCAAAAGGGCAAGAAACGCCCCAACGAGTCGGAGCCCATCGAGCAAAATGACGACAAAGACATGAAACGCAAGCGTTCCGACAGCCCGGCGGAGAGCGTAACAACCGACAGTCGTCCCGGAAGTGTGCTCGACGAAGCCGAATCGAACAGCGAGCCCTCAGAAACTGCCCTCGTTGCAAAAGAAGGCGAAGAAAAAGACCCGCTGTCATTGCCGACAGACGAAAAAACATCATCGCCCAAAGAAGAAATCGTCGCCGATCAAAAACCAACTGAAAATCCCGTCACGGACGACAAAGAAATCGCTCCGAATGACGCGAAAAAGGATGACGACGCCCCAGAAACACCCGCAGTTCCCGTCAAAGAGCAAGAAATGCTGAAACAACTCGCAAACATGAAACAAGAAACCGCAAATAACGCGAATAACACGGAAGAAGTGAAAGATGTCGTCTACAGCATAAAGAAGGAACCGCGCGACGAACAAAACAATCAAGCGGAAACACCCGCAGAAAACGAACCGCATGATCTCAAAGTGAAATTAGAAATCAAATCGGAGGGAAAACCCGCAGTTGGCGACGAAAAACTCCCCGTTGACACAGAAAAAGCCGAAAATTCCGAAGATGCGGAAAATTTGACAACTACAAAGGCTCCAACAGCCTCCGCGGAAGACGAAAAAGTCGAAACGAAAGTTTTCGCGGATAAACCTCCCGCATCTGGAGATCAAATAATGATCAAATCATTCGCACAAGACCTTTCGGGAAGCGGAAAATATCCTCCGCCCGCTCCGGAGGGCGACACAAAATACGATGGTGTTCCATTAAAAGGTGCTTATCCCCCCGCCGGAGCAATTCGACATCCATACGGTGcggaaatgatgaaatttgatcCCGTTACAGGCAAATATCCGCCAATGGGACCTCAAGACATGAAATTTGGCGCTCCTGATGCGCATCTCGGTATGAAATTCGGCGGAGAACAAATGCCCAAGTTGCAATTTTCGGcagaaaatttgattaaaaatagtgATCCAGCGAAATATGCAAGACCTGAAAGTCCCTCGTCTCGCGTCACGCCGAATCAGGATAGTCAGGGAAGTAATAGTAGTTCACAACCGCCGCTTGCGATCCCATCACGATTGCCGGGTGAGAATTGGTCTCCTTTGACATCGCAATCAGGTCCTGCTAACACGCCGCCAACGTCGAGTAACGCATTGACACCGACAACGCAAAGCCCATCGCCGTTCTTCTCGTCAACGGGACCCTTCCATCGCCCGTATCAAGATTCGAAGCCCCCCAGCAGCACAACGGGTCAATTTCCGCCTGCTGCGCATCAAGGCGCCACGCAATCTCCGCAATTTGCGTCACTCGGAGGTCCTCCGCTTCCATCGGCATCGTCGCAAAACATATCAGCAGCGCCGGGAAGACCCAACGAAGCGTTACCGCATTCAGCGCGCGATCCAAATGGAGGTCCTCCTGCACGTGGGCCGTCGCCCATGACACCCATGATTCCGGGAATGCCGCCTTCCGCAGCCGCAATGTTGAATCATTCACTGCCTTTGCACTTACCGCATCCCAATATGCATTTGCCGCCGTCGCATCTTGGAGGTCCCTTGCATCCCGGCGCTCTTTTACCGCCATCTATGGGCGGCCCAAATGCTCCATTGTCGCTAATTGGACCGCCGTCGCAACCTTCAAGTGCATTAACGACACTCATGGATGTCGCAGCAGGACGTCGTTCGCCAAGTGCTCGCACAGATTTACATCCGCCGCCATCTTCGTCGTCATCCGCAGCTTCGACGCAAAATACTCCCTCAGCTTCGTCGATTAATCGATCGAGTCCGAGTGTTTCGAGTGCTTCAAATTCGCTTCATCGTTCGCAGAGCCCTGCCGGAAGTCAAGCTGGCGGTTTGAGTCGAACATCTCCCTTGCATCCGATCGCACAAAGTCCCCTGGGACCTCATTCGCAAACCGCATCGTCGACAATGGCTGCCATCGCTGCAGAACGCGAACGTCAAATTATGCGACAACAATCACCTCACATGACGCCGCCTCCCACGAGTGTTTCCTCGTTGATGGTAAGTCCGCTGAACAAACTTTATCCATCGTCGGGACCACATCAACGCGGAAGTTTGGGCACTTCTCCGCCGCCGCCATCGCATTTCAGACCTGGCGCATCGCCGCCTGTTATTCGACACGCACAACACCCTTCGATGGCTTTGCCGATTCCCATGATGGGACATCCGTCGCAAGCGATGCTGCATCCGTCGCAAAACCCGTATGCGCATCCGTTGTCGATGTTTTATCCGCATGGTCCCTTTCCGCCGGGATATTCTCCGTATGGACCTTCGCCGTATGGACCGGGATTTGCGTATATTAAGCCTCCGGGTCCCGATGGTCAATTAATGGGACATCATCCGACGAGTGTTCCGCCTCCGAGACAAGATGAATCGCCGCACGGGAATAGCAAACCACTTACGCCGCATGATAAAAACAAGACGCCTACTCCGACGACGCCAAAACCATCGAGTTCGGGACCGCCAACAGGTTATCCGGGATATCCGCCGGGACATCCGTACATGGATCCGCATATGGCGGGCAAACAAACGCACATGGAAGCACTCAGAGGACATGCACTTTCTGCTGCGGGACATGGACCAT TACAAGTCGACACATTGGATATTGAGCCAGATCCTGAACCTCCATCGCCCGTTCACAATATCGATCGAGGCCCAAGTCCTGAAGCTAAACCCGACGACACCGAATGTCACAGATCACAATCCGCAAT ATTTGTCCGACGATGTGACAGAGGTGACTACAACTCATGCACTCGTACAGATTTAGAATTCAAGCCAGTGCCTGATTCTAAATTAGCGAAGAAACGGGAAGAGCGCGATCGAAAGATGGCTGAAAAGGAACGTGAGAGaaaa gcTCAGCAAGCACAACAACAAGCCCAACAAGCACAACAGAAATCTTTACCTCCGACTCCGGGATCAAGTATGAAGCCAGAAGTCAAATATCCAGACACTCCTGCGCTGCGACAACTTTCCGAATATGCAAGACCTCATGTTGGATTCAG TTCTGTGGAATCGATGGTGCCGCCCTCCTTCCATCCATTTTACAATCGTGATAG ATTGGATCCCCATTGGATGGAGTTGTATCGCAg CAGAGGGATGCACCCGTCCCAATTTCCGTTGTACGCAAATCCAGCGGCAATTTCGCAGTTGGAACGCGAACGTTTGGGTATTCCTCCACATTTGATGGATCCGTCAGACCCAATGGTAAAACATTTATTA ctaCGATTGGCTGGTGAATACTATCACTCCCATAATCATACTCATGTCCATTTACATTCACAGCAGCAATCTGAGGCAGGATTTCAGCTACCAC cGAATGTACCTTCTTATGCGAGACCGAACATTATGTTACCGAGGGATCCAGCAGACCCCTTTTTACGCATGTCCTACGCTGATCAGTTGCAG gctGCTGAGTTCCAAAGGCAGTCAATGCAGGAACATTATTTTAG acaaCAGGAACGTGAAATGAAAGTACGAGCACTCGAGGAAGCTGCACGCGGCAAACCTCCAATCTAA
- the LOC134832766 gene encoding arginine-glutamic acid dipeptide repeats protein isoform X1: protein MAATTEGEIRVGPGHQVNGDIYAKLPDYQPIENYKPEKDGLRELEETRWNPGVVLDGDLLMYLRAARSISAFQGMCDGGSPEDGCVAASRDDTTINALDVLHDSGYDPGKALEALLKFPVPKGIDKKWTEEETKRFIKGLRQFGKNFFRIHTDLLPHKATPELVEFYYLWKKTPGANNNRPHRRRRASSLRRIRNTRTNSNAGNNNKETAKEKENNKNNKDQTPEPQVAETTPTTIVAASTITTTNTTTTTTNSTNSNTNNNKEENSSVSEDDASECDSDSSTTNKGSIVASGEFGEESPSRMRTRNKQTAKDQNNTSGKRAKRGTDTPDTTAQNDNPKTPSKTEKKNNKATKETPQKGKKRPNESEPIEQNDDKDMKRKRSDSPAESVTTDSRPGSVLDEAESNSEPSETALVAKEGEEKDPLSLPTDEKTSSPKEEIVADQKPTENPVTDDKEIAPNDAKKDDDAPETPAVPVKEQEMLKQLANMKQETANNANNTEEVKDVVYSIKKEPRDEQNNQAETPAENEPHDLKVKLEIKSEGKPAVGDEKLPVDTEKAENSEDAENLTTTKAPTASAEDEKVETKVFADKPPASGDQIMIKSFAQDLSGSGKYPPPAPEGDTKYDGVPLKGAYPPAGAIRHPYGAEMMKFDPVTGKYPPMGPQDMKFGAPDAHLGMKFGGEQMPKLQFSAENLIKNSDPAKYARPESPSSRVTPNQDSQGSNSSSQPPLAIPSRLPGENWSPLTSQSGPANTPPTSSNALTPTTQSPSPFFSSTGPFHRPYQDSKPPSSTTGQFPPAAHQGATQSPQFASLGGPPLPSASSQNISAAPGRPNEALPHSARDPNGGPPARGPSPMTPMIPGMPPSAAAMLNHSLPLHLPHPNMHLPPSHLGGPLHPGALLPPSMGGPNAPLSLIGPPSQPSSALTTLMDVAAGRRSPSARTDLHPPPSSSSSAASTQNTPSASSINRSSPSVSSASNSLHRSQSPAGSQAGGLSRTSPLHPIAQSPLGPHSQTASSTMAAIAAERERQIMRQQSPHMTPPPTSVSSLMVSPLNKLYPSSGPHQRGSLGTSPPPPSHFRPGASPPVIRHAQHPSMALPIPMMGHPSQAMLHPSQNPYAHPLSMFYPHGPFPPGYSPYGPSPYGPGFAYIKPPGPDGQLMGHHPTSVPPPRQDESPHGNSKPLTPHDKNKTPTPTTPKPSSSGPPTGYPGYPPGHPYMDPHMAGKQTHMEALRGHALSAAGHGPLQVDTLDIEPDPEPPSPVHNIDRGPSPEAKPDDTECHRSQSAIFVRRCDRGDYNSCTRTDLEFKPVPDSKLAKKREERDRKMAEKERERKAQQAQQQAQQAQQKSLPPTPGSSMKPEVKYPDTPALRQLSEYARPHVGFSSVESMVPPSFHPFYNRDREFDDPHKHPMQPGMHIPGMPPGMPPASRLDPHWMELYRSRGMHPSQFPLYANPAAISQLERERLGIPPHLMDPSDPMVKHLLLRLAGEYYHSHNHTHVHLHSQQQSEAGFQLPPNVPSYARPNIMLPRDPADPFLRMSYADQLQAAEFQRQSMQEHYFRQQEREMKVRALEEAARGKPPI from the exons ATGGCTGCAACAACTGAAGGTGAAATTCGAGTGGGTCCTGGTCATCAGGTAAACGGCGATATTTAT gctAAACTACCAGATTATCAGCCAATTGAGAATTACAAGCCGGAAAAAGATGGTCTACGTGAATTGGAAGAGACACGTTGGAATCCCGGTGTTGTATTGGATGGGGACCTGTTAATGTACCTACGTGCAGCACGTTCTATCTCAGCTTTTCAAGGAATGTGCGACGGTGGTTCACCTGAAGATGGTTGTGTGGCCGCTAGTCGAGACGATACAACAATAAACGCATTAGACGTT ctACACGATTCTGGATACGATCCTGGTAAAGCTCTGGAAGCGCTATTAAAATTTCCGGTGCCAAAAGGAATTGACAAGAAGTGGAcagaagaagaaacaaaacGATTTATCAAAGGATTACGACAATttggaaaaaacttttttcgcatACACACAGATTTATTGCCGCACAAGGCAACCCCCGAATTAGTAGAGTTTTACTACTTGTGGAAGAAAACTCCGGGCGCGAATAATAATCGCCCGCATCGCCGAAGACGCGCAAGCAGCTTGCGTCGCATCCGTAATACACGAACAAACAGCAACGCCGGCAATAATAACAAAGAAACGGCAAAAGAGaaggaaaacaacaaaaacaacaaggaTCAAACGCCCGAACCGCAAGTTGCCGAAACGACGCCAACGACAATTGTCGCTGCCTCCACGATCACGACGACAAACACGaccacgacgacgacaaatagCACGAACAGCAACacgaacaacaacaaggaAGAAAACAGCTCCGTTTCGGAGGACGATGCTAGTGAGTGCGACAGTGATTCGAGTACAACAAACAAAGGATCAATTGTAGCCAGTGGAGAATTTGGTGAAGAATCACCATCGAGAATGCGTACacgcaacaaacaaacagccAAGGATCAAAACAATACGAGTGGCAAACGGGCGAAACGTGGCACCGACACGCCAGACACGACCGCGCAAAATGACAACCCAAAGACGCCGAGCAAGACGGAGAAGAAGAACAACAAAGCCACGAAAGAGACGCCGCAAAAGGGCAAGAAACGCCCCAACGAGTCGGAGCCCATCGAGCAAAATGACGACAAAGACATGAAACGCAAGCGTTCCGACAGCCCGGCGGAGAGCGTAACAACCGACAGTCGTCCCGGAAGTGTGCTCGACGAAGCCGAATCGAACAGCGAGCCCTCAGAAACTGCCCTCGTTGCAAAAGAAGGCGAAGAAAAAGACCCGCTGTCATTGCCGACAGACGAAAAAACATCATCGCCCAAAGAAGAAATCGTCGCCGATCAAAAACCAACTGAAAATCCCGTCACGGACGACAAAGAAATCGCTCCGAATGACGCGAAAAAGGATGACGACGCCCCAGAAACACCCGCAGTTCCCGTCAAAGAGCAAGAAATGCTGAAACAACTCGCAAACATGAAACAAGAAACCGCAAATAACGCGAATAACACGGAAGAAGTGAAAGATGTCGTCTACAGCATAAAGAAGGAACCGCGCGACGAACAAAACAATCAAGCGGAAACACCCGCAGAAAACGAACCGCATGATCTCAAAGTGAAATTAGAAATCAAATCGGAGGGAAAACCCGCAGTTGGCGACGAAAAACTCCCCGTTGACACAGAAAAAGCCGAAAATTCCGAAGATGCGGAAAATTTGACAACTACAAAGGCTCCAACAGCCTCCGCGGAAGACGAAAAAGTCGAAACGAAAGTTTTCGCGGATAAACCTCCCGCATCTGGAGATCAAATAATGATCAAATCATTCGCACAAGACCTTTCGGGAAGCGGAAAATATCCTCCGCCCGCTCCGGAGGGCGACACAAAATACGATGGTGTTCCATTAAAAGGTGCTTATCCCCCCGCCGGAGCAATTCGACATCCATACGGTGcggaaatgatgaaatttgatcCCGTTACAGGCAAATATCCGCCAATGGGACCTCAAGACATGAAATTTGGCGCTCCTGATGCGCATCTCGGTATGAAATTCGGCGGAGAACAAATGCCCAAGTTGCAATTTTCGGcagaaaatttgattaaaaatagtgATCCAGCGAAATATGCAAGACCTGAAAGTCCCTCGTCTCGCGTCACGCCGAATCAGGATAGTCAGGGAAGTAATAGTAGTTCACAACCGCCGCTTGCGATCCCATCACGATTGCCGGGTGAGAATTGGTCTCCTTTGACATCGCAATCAGGTCCTGCTAACACGCCGCCAACGTCGAGTAACGCATTGACACCGACAACGCAAAGCCCATCGCCGTTCTTCTCGTCAACGGGACCCTTCCATCGCCCGTATCAAGATTCGAAGCCCCCCAGCAGCACAACGGGTCAATTTCCGCCTGCTGCGCATCAAGGCGCCACGCAATCTCCGCAATTTGCGTCACTCGGAGGTCCTCCGCTTCCATCGGCATCGTCGCAAAACATATCAGCAGCGCCGGGAAGACCCAACGAAGCGTTACCGCATTCAGCGCGCGATCCAAATGGAGGTCCTCCTGCACGTGGGCCGTCGCCCATGACACCCATGATTCCGGGAATGCCGCCTTCCGCAGCCGCAATGTTGAATCATTCACTGCCTTTGCACTTACCGCATCCCAATATGCATTTGCCGCCGTCGCATCTTGGAGGTCCCTTGCATCCCGGCGCTCTTTTACCGCCATCTATGGGCGGCCCAAATGCTCCATTGTCGCTAATTGGACCGCCGTCGCAACCTTCAAGTGCATTAACGACACTCATGGATGTCGCAGCAGGACGTCGTTCGCCAAGTGCTCGCACAGATTTACATCCGCCGCCATCTTCGTCGTCATCCGCAGCTTCGACGCAAAATACTCCCTCAGCTTCGTCGATTAATCGATCGAGTCCGAGTGTTTCGAGTGCTTCAAATTCGCTTCATCGTTCGCAGAGCCCTGCCGGAAGTCAAGCTGGCGGTTTGAGTCGAACATCTCCCTTGCATCCGATCGCACAAAGTCCCCTGGGACCTCATTCGCAAACCGCATCGTCGACAATGGCTGCCATCGCTGCAGAACGCGAACGTCAAATTATGCGACAACAATCACCTCACATGACGCCGCCTCCCACGAGTGTTTCCTCGTTGATGGTAAGTCCGCTGAACAAACTTTATCCATCGTCGGGACCACATCAACGCGGAAGTTTGGGCACTTCTCCGCCGCCGCCATCGCATTTCAGACCTGGCGCATCGCCGCCTGTTATTCGACACGCACAACACCCTTCGATGGCTTTGCCGATTCCCATGATGGGACATCCGTCGCAAGCGATGCTGCATCCGTCGCAAAACCCGTATGCGCATCCGTTGTCGATGTTTTATCCGCATGGTCCCTTTCCGCCGGGATATTCTCCGTATGGACCTTCGCCGTATGGACCGGGATTTGCGTATATTAAGCCTCCGGGTCCCGATGGTCAATTAATGGGACATCATCCGACGAGTGTTCCGCCTCCGAGACAAGATGAATCGCCGCACGGGAATAGCAAACCACTTACGCCGCATGATAAAAACAAGACGCCTACTCCGACGACGCCAAAACCATCGAGTTCGGGACCGCCAACAGGTTATCCGGGATATCCGCCGGGACATCCGTACATGGATCCGCATATGGCGGGCAAACAAACGCACATGGAAGCACTCAGAGGACATGCACTTTCTGCTGCGGGACATGGACCAT TACAAGTCGACACATTGGATATTGAGCCAGATCCTGAACCTCCATCGCCCGTTCACAATATCGATCGAGGCCCAAGTCCTGAAGCTAAACCCGACGACACCGAATGTCACAGATCACAATCCGCAAT ATTTGTCCGACGATGTGACAGAGGTGACTACAACTCATGCACTCGTACAGATTTAGAATTCAAGCCAGTGCCTGATTCTAAATTAGCGAAGAAACGGGAAGAGCGCGATCGAAAGATGGCTGAAAAGGAACGTGAGAGaaaa gcTCAGCAAGCACAACAACAAGCCCAACAAGCACAACAGAAATCTTTACCTCCGACTCCGGGATCAAGTATGAAGCCAGAAGTCAAATATCCAGACACTCCTGCGCTGCGACAACTTTCCGAATATGCAAGACCTCATGTTGGATTCAG TTCTGTGGAATCGATGGTGCCGCCCTCCTTCCATCCATTTTACAATCGTGATAG ggaATTTGATGATCCTCATAAACATCCGATGCAACCTGGAATGCATATACCCGGAATGCCTCCTGGAATGCCGCCCGCATCTAGATTGGATCCCCATTGGATGGAGTTGTATCGCAg CAGAGGGATGCACCCGTCCCAATTTCCGTTGTACGCAAATCCAGCGGCAATTTCGCAGTTGGAACGCGAACGTTTGGGTATTCCTCCACATTTGATGGATCCGTCAGACCCAATGGTAAAACATTTATTA ctaCGATTGGCTGGTGAATACTATCACTCCCATAATCATACTCATGTCCATTTACATTCACAGCAGCAATCTGAGGCAGGATTTCAGCTACCAC cGAATGTACCTTCTTATGCGAGACCGAACATTATGTTACCGAGGGATCCAGCAGACCCCTTTTTACGCATGTCCTACGCTGATCAGTTGCAG gctGCTGAGTTCCAAAGGCAGTCAATGCAGGAACATTATTTTAG acaaCAGGAACGTGAAATGAAAGTACGAGCACTCGAGGAAGCTGCACGCGGCAAACCTCCAATCTAA